The following are encoded together in the Poseidonibacter lekithochrous genome:
- a CDS encoding heavy metal translocating P-type ATPase: protein MSKTKCNHCHLTFNDDVMIKEGELSFCCNGCQGVYHLLKDDGLDSFYDKLGNKTITPPLNLENDDLEKFDSISFTKSYVSTSDDGFNQVDLIIEGIHCAACVWLNEKILYETTGIIEANINFTTNKARITWDEDEIKLSEIILRIRSIGYNAYAYDSSLADEKATKAKRDYFIRMMVAVVGSMNIMMLGVAKYSGFFTGMSDDVKWMLHLGEFLLSTPVLLYSGWVFFKGAYFGLKNGMLNMDFLVASGATLTYIYSLFILFGAKGESYFDSVAMIITFVLVGKYLEVIGKKSAVDTLDKIKSTLPLEATVIVNNEKKSVSLNNINIGDVIEIKTGDKVPVDGIITSGEASFDESSLTGESIPVFKTIGDTVYSGTINTNALIHFEVTKDFKNSTFSSIVTLLEDSLNSKPKIQTKANEVSRGFTAAILTLSFLTFLVWYFFGVDLGFDYADTNHFEKSFIVGISVIVIACPCALALATPMASLIGISQLAKKGLLFKEAKFIESLANVNSVVFDKTGTLTKGQLSVVKANIYDDNNEKLSLLYSLLDSSNHPVSKSVKKYLKANFSLESKKLNLVKTLNAKGVSAQYKNDEGENFSLLGGNQDLINDFNITYSLDSNNTVYIFAINDEVIASFELEDEIKENAKELIDYLKANDIEVIMLTGDNENVAKKVSSRLGISKFYAKQTPQSKASFIKEFKKEEKIVVMVGDGVNDSVALSNADVAVAMGNSADISLQVSDIVLLNSSLYSLQESFIISNRTYKFIKQNLGISLVYNIVTIPFAMFGYVIPLVAALSMSLSSLLVVLNSLRIKMK from the coding sequence GTGTCAAAAACAAAATGTAATCATTGTCATTTAACTTTTAATGATGATGTGATGATTAAAGAGGGTGAGTTAAGTTTTTGTTGTAATGGATGTCAAGGTGTATACCACTTACTAAAAGATGATGGTTTAGACTCTTTTTATGACAAATTAGGAAATAAAACAATTACGCCACCTTTAAATCTTGAGAATGATGACTTAGAAAAGTTTGATTCAATTAGTTTTACTAAATCTTATGTATCTACAAGTGATGATGGTTTTAATCAAGTTGATTTAATTATTGAAGGAATTCATTGTGCTGCTTGTGTTTGGTTAAATGAAAAAATACTTTATGAAACTACTGGGATTATTGAAGCTAATATCAATTTCACTACAAACAAAGCTAGAATTACTTGGGATGAAGATGAAATAAAACTATCAGAGATAATTTTAAGAATTAGATCAATTGGTTATAACGCTTATGCTTATGACTCTTCTTTAGCTGATGAAAAAGCAACAAAAGCAAAACGTGATTACTTTATTAGAATGATGGTTGCAGTTGTTGGATCGATGAATATTATGATGTTAGGTGTTGCTAAATATTCTGGATTCTTTACTGGAATGAGTGATGATGTTAAATGGATGTTACACTTAGGTGAATTTTTACTTTCAACTCCTGTTTTACTTTATTCTGGATGGGTATTCTTCAAAGGTGCTTATTTTGGATTAAAAAACGGAATGTTAAATATGGATTTCTTAGTTGCTTCTGGTGCAACTTTAACATATATTTATTCACTATTTATTCTGTTTGGAGCAAAAGGGGAGAGTTATTTTGACTCTGTTGCTATGATCATTACTTTTGTACTTGTAGGTAAATACCTTGAGGTTATTGGTAAAAAATCTGCTGTAGATACACTTGATAAAATTAAATCAACTCTACCTCTTGAAGCTACAGTTATAGTAAATAACGAAAAGAAATCAGTATCTTTAAATAATATTAATATTGGTGATGTAATTGAAATTAAAACAGGTGATAAAGTACCCGTTGATGGAATTATTACAAGTGGGGAAGCTTCTTTTGATGAATCATCATTAACAGGTGAATCTATTCCCGTATTTAAAACTATTGGTGACACTGTATATAGTGGAACAATTAATACTAATGCATTAATTCATTTTGAGGTTACAAAAGATTTTAAAAACTCAACTTTTTCATCTATTGTTACTTTATTAGAAGATTCTCTTAATTCTAAACCCAAAATTCAAACAAAAGCAAATGAAGTTTCAAGAGGTTTTACAGCAGCTATTTTAACTCTATCTTTTCTAACTTTTTTAGTTTGGTATTTCTTTGGAGTTGATTTAGGATTTGATTATGCTGATACTAATCATTTTGAAAAATCTTTTATTGTAGGTATTTCTGTAATTGTTATTGCTTGTCCTTGTGCTTTAGCTTTAGCTACTCCAATGGCTAGTTTAATTGGAATTTCACAGCTTGCAAAAAAAGGTCTTTTATTTAAAGAAGCTAAATTTATTGAATCTCTAGCAAATGTAAATTCTGTTGTTTTTGATAAAACAGGAACTTTGACAAAAGGTCAATTATCAGTAGTAAAAGCTAATATTTATGATGATAATAATGAAAAACTATCTTTGCTTTATTCATTATTAGATTCTTCAAATCATCCAGTTAGTAAATCTGTAAAAAAATATTTAAAGGCTAACTTCTCACTAGAGTCAAAAAAATTAAATTTAGTAAAAACTTTGAATGCAAAAGGTGTAAGTGCTCAATATAAAAATGATGAGGGTGAGAACTTTTCTTTACTTGGTGGAAATCAAGATTTAATTAATGATTTTAATATTACATACTCTTTAGATTCAAATAATACAGTTTACATTTTTGCAATAAATGATGAAGTTATTGCTAGTTTTGAGCTTGAAGATGAAATTAAAGAGAATGCAAAAGAGTTAATTGATTATTTAAAAGCAAATGATATTGAAGTAATAATGCTAACAGGAGATAATGAAAATGTTGCTAAAAAAGTTTCTTCGAGATTAGGTATTTCTAAATTCTATGCAAAACAAACTCCACAATCAAAAGCTTCCTTTATTAAAGAGTTTAAAAAAGAAGAAAAAATTGTAGTTATGGTAGGAGATGGAGTTAATGACTCTGTTGCTTTATCTAATGCTGATGTTGCTGTTGCTATGGGAAATTCTGCTGATATTTCATTGCAGGTTTCTGATATAGTTTTATTAAACTCTTCTTTATATTCTCTACAAGAATCTTTTATAATCTCAAATAGAACTTACAAGTTTATAAAGCAAAATTTAGGTATATCTTTAGTTTACAACATAGTTACAATACCTTTTGCGATGTTTGGATATGTTATACCTTTAGTTGCAGCACTGTCAATGAGTTTAAGCTCACTGCTTGTTGTATTAAATTCTCTTAGAATTAAAATGAAATAG
- a CDS encoding EAL domain-containing protein, which yields MINNISILKNITILYAEDEKDLREVTHQILKGFTKKQYVAQDGAEGLELFKQHENEIDLIITDVNMPILNGLEMVKEIKKINMNIPIIVATAFSNKEYLLEAIDIGVDKYVLKPIDVAKLLQVMSQSLLYHELKDLYIDKLTNLPNRNRLKKDLETNNIDLMALLDIDEFSTINDLFGEKNGDIILSEMANTIKKHFNNEHFTIYRMEADKFAIVSKDNNKDVNEFYDLCKNFADKIEKDSLFINEDEIDINVTIGIAQGDGQRAFKYSQRVINYARSKMQRILIYNESFNIQESFEENIKWVKQVKVGFRENLFKAYFQPIVNSFTKEIFKYEALIRYVTKDGQEISPINFLNVARRTKLYPNIIKIVINDSFQLIKEKNKRVSVNISFDDIANKETTSFIYNILEQNREYSHLLEFEILESEEISDFDEVTKFIANVRKFDCSVGVDDFGAGYSNFNLLTLLDIDFVKIDGSLIENINTSKDLEIIVTTIANFSKEFGVKTVAEFVSNEAIYNKIKELKIDYCQGYYFERPISYDKID from the coding sequence ATGATAAATAATATATCTATACTAAAAAATATTACTATTTTATATGCTGAAGATGAAAAAGATTTAAGAGAAGTAACTCATCAAATCTTAAAAGGCTTTACAAAAAAACAATATGTAGCACAAGATGGTGCTGAAGGCCTTGAACTATTTAAACAACATGAAAATGAAATTGATTTAATTATTACTGATGTTAATATGCCAATTCTAAATGGATTAGAAATGGTAAAAGAGATCAAAAAAATCAATATGAATATTCCTATTATCGTTGCAACTGCTTTCTCAAATAAAGAGTACTTACTAGAAGCAATTGATATTGGTGTTGATAAATATGTATTAAAACCTATTGATGTAGCAAAACTTTTACAAGTAATGTCACAATCACTTTTATACCATGAATTAAAAGATTTATATATAGATAAACTTACAAATCTTCCAAATAGAAATAGACTTAAAAAAGATTTAGAGACTAATAATATTGATTTAATGGCATTATTAGATATTGATGAGTTTTCAACTATCAATGACCTTTTTGGTGAAAAGAATGGGGATATTATTCTTTCTGAAATGGCTAATACAATTAAAAAACATTTTAACAATGAACACTTTACAATTTATAGAATGGAAGCAGATAAATTTGCTATTGTTTCAAAAGACAATAACAAAGATGTAAATGAATTCTATGATTTATGTAAAAACTTTGCAGACAAAATTGAAAAAGATTCTCTATTTATTAATGAAGATGAAATTGATATTAATGTTACTATTGGTATTGCGCAAGGTGATGGTCAAAGAGCCTTTAAATACTCTCAAAGAGTAATTAACTATGCTAGAAGTAAAATGCAAAGAATTCTTATTTATAATGAATCATTTAATATTCAAGAATCATTTGAAGAGAATATCAAATGGGTTAAACAAGTAAAAGTAGGATTTAGAGAAAATCTATTTAAAGCATATTTCCAACCAATTGTAAATAGCTTTACAAAAGAGATATTCAAATACGAAGCTCTTATTAGATATGTAACAAAAGATGGCCAAGAAATCTCTCCTATTAACTTCTTAAATGTTGCTAGAAGAACAAAACTTTATCCAAATATTATAAAAATCGTAATCAATGATTCTTTTCAATTAATTAAAGAAAAGAATAAAAGAGTATCAGTAAATATTTCATTTGATGATATTGCAAATAAAGAGACTACATCATTTATATATAATATATTAGAACAAAATAGAGAATATTCTCACCTTTTAGAGTTTGAAATCTTAGAATCAGAAGAGATATCAGATTTTGATGAAGTAACTAAATTTATTGCAAATGTGCGAAAATTTGATTGTTCAGTTGGTGTTGATGACTTTGGAGCTGGATACTCAAACTTCAATCTTTTAACACTACTTGATATTGACTTTGTAAAAATTGATGGTTCATTAATTGAGAATATTAATACATCTAAAGATTTAGAGATTATTGTTACAACAATTGCTAACTTCTCTAAAGAGTTTGGAGTTAAAACAGTAGCTGAGTTTGTATCAAATGAAGCTATTTATAATAAAATTAAAGAATTAAAAATTGACTATTGTCAGGGATATTATTTCGAAAGACCTATTAGTTACGATAAAATCGACTAG
- a CDS encoding ABC transporter ATP-binding protein, producing MSEDYNKESLISSDFLLEAKNLTHSFDYELFNDINLTLSKKQSIAIIGMSGSGKSTLLNILSSLLKPCFGEVLFNEKDIYSLKQNKLLNIRREDFGIIFQAHYLFRGFTASENLDIATLLSENDIDENLLEDLKIEHVINQGVGELSGGQQQRLSIARVLTKKPKIIFADEPTGNLDKDTANMVIDTLFNYIKSNDAGLVLVTHENDLAMQCDKVYKLVDTKLQELK from the coding sequence ATGAGTGAAGACTATAATAAAGAATCACTCATTTCCTCTGACTTCTTATTAGAAGCTAAAAACTTAACACATAGTTTTGACTATGAACTATTCAACGATATAAATCTAACATTATCAAAAAAACAATCAATTGCAATTATAGGAATGAGTGGAAGTGGTAAATCAACACTTTTAAATATTCTATCATCTTTATTAAAGCCATGTTTTGGTGAAGTTTTATTTAATGAAAAAGATATTTATTCATTAAAACAAAACAAACTTTTAAACATAAGAAGAGAAGATTTTGGTATAATTTTTCAAGCTCATTATCTTTTTAGAGGTTTTACAGCTAGTGAAAATTTAGATATTGCAACTTTATTAAGTGAAAATGACATAGATGAGAATCTATTAGAAGATTTAAAAATTGAACATGTGATAAATCAAGGTGTAGGTGAGTTAAGTGGTGGACAACAACAAAGATTGTCAATAGCTAGAGTATTAACTAAAAAACCAAAAATTATATTTGCAGATGAGCCAACTGGTAATCTTGATAAAGATACTGCTAATATGGTAATTGATACACTTTTTAATTATATTAAAAGTAATGATGCAGGTTTAGTATTGGTAACTCATGAAAATGATTTAGCAATGCAATGCGATAAAGTATACAAACTTGTAGATACAAAACTTCAGGAGTTAAAGTGA
- a CDS encoding c-type cytochrome yields the protein MKKLVLTTLFAALTAASLSAASFAACAGCHGQNGEKKALGKSAIIAGWDEAKLVAALKGYKDGSYGGAMKGVMKGQVARLSDADIAELSKKIAAFK from the coding sequence ATGAAGAAATTAGTATTAACTACATTATTTGCTGCTTTAACTGCTGCATCTTTATCTGCTGCGTCTTTCGCTGCATGTGCTGGATGTCACGGTCAAAACGGTGAAAAGAAAGCATTAGGTAAATCTGCAATTATCGCTGGATGGGACGAAGCGAAACTTGTAGCTGCATTAAAAGGTTACAAAGATGGTTCTTACGGTGGAGCTATGAAAGGTGTTATGAAAGGTCAAGTTGCTAGACTTTCTGACGCTGATATTGCTGAATTATCTAAAAAAATTGCTGCTTTTAAATAA
- a CDS encoding TonB-dependent receptor codes for MKSKKLFISLSASACLALSSIASETESLGEISIEDTAFESHIKSMTSEKLDLIQASDVKDILDSLPSVNVSGSSRYSQKVYVRGLEDKFSNITIDGARMTGQLFHHSGDQTIDPEMLKIGSIELGPNSALSGPGVVNGSFVYETKDPSDLLEDGENFGGKISFGHETGYNRNSVNLSLFGKVNEHVEILGVGNIVDDGEIETPAGNVKDKESKLESGLLKSVFKLNDSNTLKLSYNKYNDGGGRNISAEKGNATEVTDNDFNEITRDTYTLNYEYNPDNDLVKVDAKVYLNSQEMFRAKADTFDQNKVKSGQSGDRYYENTSEGFDLRNSSIFGNHVLTYGVDYSKDEQTKRSIGDQGTYYSSRSNSDIANSNNIDGSGTLTSQGIYIEDELSLGALVLNIGARYDKFKLGGWYSGDFNKVTPKFKSKYQVNDDLSFRFAYGKIFKAPALPETLTLSQSSIDSWNADGVEAQEGHNYEAGFDYDLSEALNADDAIFGFTAYTYNVDNYSHPTKNNALAPQYDVKVHGVESVFKYNKDDLGLSLSHSYSDGSEKSLSDGSKKDPRTAKIHSFKTGVDYSFSDALKVAYSSQFVLGNTYAYKSDQMVSRSGYAVHNINSTYKIKDGSLKGATLNFGIDNIFDKQYAQHTAFGVYFDSEEYTDYEVGRNFKVKLAYKF; via the coding sequence ATGAAAAGTAAAAAACTATTTATTAGTCTTTCTGCATCTGCTTGTCTTGCTTTATCTTCAATTGCAAGTGAAACAGAAAGTTTAGGGGAAATCTCAATTGAAGATACTGCATTTGAATCGCATATTAAAAGTATGACTTCAGAAAAATTAGATTTAATTCAAGCAAGTGACGTAAAAGATATTTTAGATTCACTTCCATCTGTGAATGTTTCAGGAAGCTCAAGATATTCTCAAAAAGTATATGTAAGAGGTTTAGAAGATAAGTTTTCTAATATCACTATTGATGGTGCTAGAATGACAGGACAACTTTTTCATCACTCAGGAGATCAAACAATTGATCCAGAGATGTTAAAAATTGGTTCTATTGAACTTGGACCTAATTCTGCTTTAAGTGGACCAGGAGTTGTTAATGGTTCATTTGTATATGAAACAAAAGATCCAAGTGATTTATTAGAAGATGGTGAAAACTTTGGTGGAAAAATTTCTTTTGGTCATGAAACGGGATATAACAGAAATAGTGTAAACCTTTCATTATTTGGAAAAGTAAATGAACATGTAGAAATCTTAGGTGTTGGAAATATTGTTGATGATGGTGAAATTGAAACACCAGCTGGTAATGTAAAAGATAAAGAGAGTAAATTAGAGAGTGGTTTATTAAAATCAGTATTTAAATTAAATGACAGTAATACTTTAAAATTATCATATAACAAATATAATGATGGTGGAGGAAGAAATATTTCTGCTGAAAAAGGTAATGCAACAGAAGTAACTGATAATGACTTCAATGAAATTACAAGAGATACATATACTCTTAACTACGAATATAATCCTGATAATGATTTAGTAAAAGTTGATGCAAAAGTATATTTAAACTCACAAGAAATGTTTAGAGCAAAAGCAGATACATTTGATCAAAATAAAGTAAAATCTGGTCAAAGTGGTGATAGATATTATGAAAACACTAGTGAAGGTTTTGATTTAAGAAATAGTTCAATCTTTGGTAATCATGTATTAACATATGGAGTTGATTATTCAAAAGATGAACAAACTAAAAGATCTATTGGGGATCAAGGTACTTACTATAGTTCAAGAAGTAATTCAGATATAGCAAATAGTAATAATATTGATGGTTCTGGTACATTAACTTCACAAGGAATATATATTGAAGATGAACTAAGTCTTGGTGCTTTAGTTTTAAATATTGGTGCAAGATATGACAAATTTAAACTTGGTGGTTGGTATAGTGGTGATTTCAATAAAGTAACACCTAAATTCAAAAGTAAATATCAAGTAAATGATGATTTAAGTTTTAGATTTGCATACGGAAAAATTTTCAAAGCTCCTGCTTTACCAGAGACTTTAACTCTTTCTCAAAGTTCAATTGATTCATGGAATGCAGATGGTGTAGAAGCTCAAGAAGGTCATAACTACGAGGCAGGATTTGATTATGATTTATCGGAAGCATTAAATGCTGATGATGCAATCTTTGGATTTACAGCATATACATATAATGTAGACAATTATTCTCATCCTACAAAAAATAATGCTTTAGCACCACAATATGATGTAAAAGTTCATGGGGTTGAATCTGTATTTAAATATAACAAAGATGACTTAGGATTAAGTTTATCTCACTCTTATTCAGATGGATCAGAAAAAAGTTTATCTGATGGAAGTAAAAAAGATCCAAGAACTGCAAAAATTCATTCTTTTAAAACAGGAGTTGATTATAGTTTCTCTGATGCACTAAAAGTAGCTTATTCTTCTCAGTTTGTTTTAGGTAATACATATGCTTATAAATCAGATCAAATGGTTTCTAGAAGTGGTTATGCTGTTCATAATATTAACTCAACTTATAAAATTAAAGATGGATCATTAAAAGGTGCAACACTAAACTTTGGTATTGATAATATTTTTGATAAACAATATGCACAACATACTGCATTTGGTGTTTACTTCGATAGTGAAGAATATACAGATTATGAAGTTGGTAGAAACTTCAAAGTAAAATTAGCTTATAAGTTTTAA
- the tsf gene encoding translation elongation factor Ts — translation MAGATPKLIKELREKSGAGMLDCKKALNECDGNIDDAVKYLREAGLVKAAKKSSNVAAEGIINILVNDNNTNATMIEINSQTDFVAKNEQFLNLVNGISAHAQANDIADAAALATSSIDGQDFTTFLNEKIAVIGENLVARKVSNVKGDVVNAYVHLGKVGVVLAATCDEAAKEKTVDLLKKVAMHAASMKPTVISYKDLAADFIESENKAIIADIEKLNEELVRLGKPLKNIPEFVSRVQLTEEAVAAAEAKMTEELLAQGKPEKIIGNIVKGKIAKWIEDNSQLDTAHALLSQNYVMDDSMTVEQAIKAVDASIELTSYVRFELGEGIEKKEEDFAAEVAAQMGQ, via the coding sequence ATGGCTGGTGCAACTCCTAAGTTAATTAAAGAACTAAGAGAAAAATCTGGTGCAGGAATGCTTGATTGTAAAAAAGCACTTAATGAGTGTGATGGAAACATTGATGATGCAGTTAAGTATTTAAGAGAAGCTGGTTTAGTTAAAGCAGCAAAAAAATCTTCAAATGTAGCAGCAGAAGGTATTATTAACATTTTAGTAAATGATAATAATACTAATGCAACTATGATTGAAATTAATTCTCAAACTGACTTCGTTGCTAAAAATGAGCAATTCCTTAACTTAGTTAATGGAATTTCTGCTCACGCTCAAGCAAATGATATTGCAGATGCTGCAGCTTTAGCTACATCTTCAATTGATGGTCAAGATTTTACAACTTTCTTAAATGAAAAAATTGCAGTTATCGGTGAAAACTTAGTTGCAAGAAAAGTTTCAAATGTAAAAGGTGACGTTGTTAATGCATACGTTCACTTAGGAAAAGTTGGAGTTGTTTTAGCTGCTACTTGTGATGAAGCTGCAAAAGAAAAAACTGTAGATTTATTAAAAAAAGTTGCTATGCACGCAGCTTCAATGAAACCAACTGTTATTTCTTACAAAGATTTAGCTGCTGATTTCATTGAATCAGAAAACAAAGCAATTATTGCTGATATTGAAAAGTTAAATGAAGAGTTAGTAAGACTTGGAAAACCTCTTAAAAATATCCCTGAGTTTGTTTCTAGAGTTCAATTAACTGAAGAAGCTGTTGCAGCTGCTGAAGCTAAAATGACTGAAGAATTATTAGCTCAAGGTAAACCAGAGAAAATTATCGGAAATATCGTTAAAGGTAAAATTGCCAAATGGATTGAAGATAACTCTCAATTAGATACTGCTCACGCACTATTATCTCAAAACTACGTTATGGATGATTCAATGACTGTTGAACAAGCTATTAAAGCTGTTGACGCATCAATTGAATTAACTTCTTACGTTAGATTTGAATTAGGTGAAGGTATCGAGAAAAAAGAAGAAGATTTTGCTGCAGAAGTTGCTGCACAAATGGGTCAATAA
- the gmk gene encoding guanylate kinase has product MSEKKGAILILSGPSGCGKSTLLKEVYKDIDDYYFSISTTTRDPREGETEGVDYLFTSKEEFEKDIENGDFLEYANVHGNYYGTSLKPINAALKEGKLVIFDIDVQGHEIVREKLDSIVTSVFITTPNLSELETRLNNRATDSKEVIEKRIKNAKHEVEFFQDYDYLIINDDLETAAKQLVSIANITRVKAKLFDKKTIVSTWLK; this is encoded by the coding sequence ATTAGCGAAAAAAAAGGCGCAATTTTAATTTTATCAGGACCTAGCGGTTGTGGTAAATCAACTCTACTAAAAGAAGTTTATAAAGATATAGATGATTATTACTTCTCTATTTCTACTACTACAAGAGATCCTAGAGAGGGTGAAACAGAAGGCGTTGATTACTTATTTACTTCAAAAGAAGAGTTCGAAAAAGATATTGAAAATGGTGATTTCTTAGAATATGCTAATGTTCATGGGAATTACTACGGAACATCGTTAAAGCCTATTAATGCCGCTTTAAAAGAGGGTAAACTTGTAATCTTTGATATTGATGTTCAAGGACATGAAATAGTAAGAGAGAAGTTAGATTCTATTGTAACTTCTGTATTTATTACAACACCAAATTTAAGTGAATTAGAAACTAGATTAAATAATAGAGCAACTGATTCAAAAGAAGTAATTGAAAAAAGAATCAAGAATGCTAAACATGAAGTTGAGTTTTTCCAAGATTATGATTACTTAATTATAAATGATGATTTAGAAACTGCAGCTAAACAATTAGTAAGTATTGCTAATATCACAAGAGTAAAAGCAAAACTTTTTGATAAAAAAACGATTGTATCGACTTGGTTAAAATAA
- a CDS encoding response regulator, with translation MTKLSNLSQNDIDISILIVEDEVILAMSMEVSLKKMGYEVTGIETSAAQAINHARNRLPDLVIMDINLNNSSGIDAANEIWKSLKIPIIFLTSYSNDKTINQAMECEPYGYLIKPCRDRDLKATITMAIHKHRYFFANKKQVIKEESQYILIEGNLSFDKTKSALYKNDLLIKLTKNEKKLFEIMCENPNSVISFEQISAYVWREELYDMGKLRTLIYRLRQKLEFNPLENVYESGYKLKISK, from the coding sequence TTGACTAAATTATCAAATTTATCACAAAATGATATTGACATCAGTATTTTAATAGTAGAAGATGAAGTAATCCTAGCTATGTCTATGGAAGTTAGTTTAAAAAAAATGGGTTATGAAGTAACAGGAATAGAAACTAGTGCGGCACAAGCTATAAATCATGCAAGAAATAGACTACCAGATTTAGTAATTATGGATATAAATTTAAATAATAGTTCAGGAATTGATGCTGCCAATGAAATTTGGAAAAGCCTTAAAATACCTATTATATTTTTGACTTCATACTCAAATGACAAGACAATTAATCAAGCAATGGAATGTGAACCATACGGATATTTAATAAAACCATGCAGAGATAGAGATTTGAAAGCCACAATTACAATGGCTATACATAAACATAGATATTTTTTCGCTAATAAAAAGCAAGTAATAAAAGAGGAAAGTCAATATATATTAATAGAAGGTAATCTAAGTTTTGATAAAACAAAATCAGCTTTATACAAAAATGACTTACTAATAAAACTAACAAAAAATGAAAAAAAATTATTTGAAATAATGTGTGAAAACCCAAATAGTGTAATAAGTTTTGAACAAATATCTGCATACGTTTGGAGAGAAGAGCTTTATGATATGGGAAAACTTCGAACATTAATTTATAGACTAAGACAAAAACTAGAATTTAACCCTCTTGAAAATGTATATGAGTCTGGATATAAATTAAAGATTTCAAAATAA
- the ccoS gene encoding cbb3-type cytochrome oxidase assembly protein CcoS: MISDTLFMMLVVGLIISFALLLLFVWGAKSGQFDDSNKMVDGLLFDSVEDLNDAINKENKLKNAKESKIKKDSEKEDKKS; the protein is encoded by the coding sequence ATGATTAGTGATACTTTATTTATGATGTTAGTTGTTGGGCTTATTATCTCTTTTGCTTTATTACTACTATTTGTTTGGGGTGCGAAAAGCGGACAATTTGATGATTCTAATAAAATGGTTGATGGTTTATTATTTGATAGTGTTGAAGATTTAAATGATGCTATTAATAAAGAAAATAAATTGAAAAATGCTAAAGAATCTAAAATTAAAAAAGATAGTGAAAAAGAAGATAAAAAAAGCTAG
- the rpsB gene encoding 30S ribosomal protein S2, producing the protein MVTMKDLLECGVHFGHQTRRWNPKMKKFIFGVRKNIYIIDLQKTLRYFRYTYNVVRDRAAEGQTMIFVGTKKQASEAVKRAAENCGMPYVNHRWLGGMLTNYGTIKKSIRKLEIIKKMREEGQLDLLTKKEALMLTRKETKLELYLGGIKEMHKLPDMMFVLDAVKEKIAIQEARRLGITVVAPLDTNCDPDVVDLPIPGNDDAIRSIQLFCNEMAAAINEGKASLEEPEEAPVSTEEAAEVVAEAVAEGETEAKTEEA; encoded by the coding sequence ATGGTTACAATGAAAGACCTATTAGAATGTGGTGTACACTTCGGACACCAAACAAGAAGATGGAATCCAAAAATGAAAAAGTTCATTTTCGGTGTTAGAAAGAATATTTATATTATTGACTTACAAAAAACGTTAAGATATTTCAGATACACATATAATGTTGTTAGAGACAGAGCTGCTGAAGGTCAAACAATGATCTTTGTTGGTACTAAAAAACAAGCTTCTGAAGCTGTTAAAAGAGCTGCAGAAAATTGTGGTATGCCATACGTTAACCACAGATGGTTAGGTGGAATGTTAACTAACTACGGAACAATCAAAAAATCTATTAGAAAATTAGAAATCATCAAAAAGATGAGAGAAGAAGGTCAATTAGACTTACTTACTAAAAAAGAAGCATTAATGCTTACTAGAAAAGAAACTAAGTTAGAATTATACCTTGGTGGAATCAAAGAAATGCATAAATTACCAGACATGATGTTTGTATTAGATGCTGTTAAAGAAAAAATTGCTATTCAAGAAGCTAGAAGATTAGGAATTACTGTTGTAGCTCCTTTAGATACTAACTGTGATCCTGATGTTGTTGATTTACCAATTCCAGGTAACGATGATGCAATCAGATCTATTCAATTATTCTGCAACGAAATGGCTGCAGCAATTAATGAAGGTAAAGCATCTTTAGAAGAACCAGAAGAAGCTCCTGTATCTACTGAAGAAGCAGCAGAAGTTGTAGCTGAAGCAGTAGCTGAAGGTGAAACTGAAGCTAAGACTGAGGAAGCGTAA